In Carassius auratus strain Wakin linkage group LG30F, ASM336829v1, whole genome shotgun sequence, the DNA window TACAAGTAGTTGTGTAAAACAATGTGTGAAATCAATAAATGTTCCAGCAAAGACTAAACAAATGAAAAGCTGGTTCTGCAGCACGATGTTGACTGTATAAGTTGTGCGTCACTGTAAGCTGAACACTCTTGGGTTAATGGTTGTACAGTAAATGAGCTGTTCTGTTTATACGTTACGTCTCACAGCGGTGACTGTGTTTACAACTGTTTTCACAAGGCTTTCTTAACTATGCAAGCGAGGGTCAAAATCTGTCtgcgtttatgtgtgtgtgtttcataaagTGTGCATATGTGAAATGAATGGATGAGGCAGGAATGGGATGAGATAGCGAGCAGTGCATCAcgctcacagtgtgtgtgggaAAGCGTGAGGCCCCTGACATGCAGTACATGAATAAGTCTTACTGTATACACTCACAGGTCTGTGTAAGTGTGTCTGTACTTTGTAGGATTAAAGTCGTCTCTTAATTATGTGTGTTAGACGTGCAAGGACACTTTCAGACGCACACAGACCAGCCTCCATTCTTTATCCAGACTAAAGCAGTGCTGTGTTCGGCTCTGTAATATAAGCAGTGCATTAGTGAGTTTAGACTAGTGATAGAGTTTGTAACAGAGAGTGAAAGACAAGAATAGTTTGCTGAGCGAGAGAGCCTGCTCAAGTTGACTTTAAAGTACTAAATATAACATAATGTACTGTCAGGTGGTcattatcacaaaaataaatccAGACAGGGTGAACAGGACCCCATCGTGTCTTATGCAAATTCGTTTTTCAATTTTGtgtaacatgttttatttttaatattatattatattatattatattatattatattattacttgttttttggtgaactatccctttaaataaagataaataataaggtaactgaaaaataataataaagacattatttattaagatttttacATAGATCATTTAATATTACATAAGTAATATAACAggaatataattttaaaacagaatttattaacatataagtgaatatatatatatatatatatatatatatatatatatatatatatgtgtgtgtgtgtgtgtgtgtgtgtgtgtctacatataaaaatgtatataattaatatattaatatatataatttgtttttattaatgtccTATGAAACACTTATGTCATCATAatgttaaaaagtataaaatatttcttataaaatacattaatatgattTTTTGCATGCTCACTAGTATGCTTAGGATTTACTGTAGCATTGCTTGTCTTAATGTGTTTAAATGAGTTTCCACTAAACATATGTGAACCAAACTTTGCATTTTGTTTCTCAGCTATGTTATGAAAGatatacattgatttgtttattttgtatataatgctatttattattaatagttattagttattagttagtGTACGTATtggcaaaaataattaaataaattgagtcTAATTTAATCTTATATATGAGAATATTTGACCACTGAAAGCCACAATTGACTAATTCAGTTCTGATCAATTGTAGTTTGTTTGTATAGCCCTTTTCAttatacaaatcgttgcaaagcagctttacaggaaattcattttctacaatatatttagtagtagcttgtcAGTCAATGACGTAATCAACCAGATgataaacactattaacagcaatgattatatgttgttATCAAACTTGTAGCGTGTAAAATTTGGTagtttgttgtttcagggttggcatcatctgaggtcctctgaggggtttgcatcatctcttctccAGTGTTCGGTCATCTCAAGTCTTTCTAAGGGCTGGATACAGACTAAAGCTTGTGTAATTTAGTTACCACGGAGGATGTCAGTTTTCAGtaacacaggagctaaaccattattGGCCTTGTAggtaaataataatcatttgtaactgatacagaacttaataggtaggcattgcagagactgtaaaattggggtaatatgatcatattttcttgacctggtaaggacccTAATCAGAAAAATGTTCCAGAGAGCCGTGAAATAAGCATCTTTATTTTATGCCTTGATGTCAAAATTATATACAGCATTTCTCAGCTCCCCCTCTCTTTCTTTAACAGCTCACAGATGTGGAGTTATTTTGACTGAAGGGTGTTTGGTCAGCTTCTATAAACACCTTTGTGACCGtcgaaaactgtgtgtgtgtgtgtgtgtgttcgttcaTATGCACAAGCTCTTGTGGgagaggaaaacacacacacatcaacttTACAGCCCTGTATCGTAACTCTCTTACTTACTTTTCACCCTGAGTGGCTTAGCATGCACTAATTACAGCTCGTGGACACAAAAGCACAATTGTGCTCTCAACAAGGTTATTAAGGTTTATAACAAAACTTTTCTATATTCAAGTTTTCATGCAAGGATAgatttgttgttctgttttaatttatgtttatttttaggtttaaatgaatattttatattcagtCAGGCTACACTAATAATTCATAGGTATTATTAAGCTTGCCTAATTAATTCTACGGTTCCTTAGTATTCGGAAACCTTGAGAACCATAAGAAGCTTTCTCAAATTAGGGctgtgtgattgttttttttcattgttttgatgAATATTGTTATTGAATACTGACTGTGgtgtaataataatcatttgtaTTTTTGCAGTTCACTCTATAATCTTGATTGTTCgattaaacatttttcatttaaagaatgttttacacaaacacatcaaTGTAATTTTTAGTTAGTTTATCCTTGACTCGTCTGCTCACAAGTTCAGCATCCCttcttcaaacaaacaaatctcTTCATATCGCTCCAAAACAGTGACAGACCGTCCAAACTTCATTTCcatctttttgtttaatttatacaaATGTCTCGGGGCATTTTTTCTCTGCAAATATTTGAAGATGAAAGAGTGAGAATGATGTGATATTTGCAGCCATTATTTCCCCAGGTGCCCTACATGTCATACTTCAAAGCTGTGTGTTATGATCCTGAGAGTCTGGATATCTGAAGTAATTATTCCGTTCGGTCTCTCGCTGTTATTTTCGCTCTGTAAAAATGAAGGAAtgaaataaagcacatttttgagTTGGATAAAAGTTAGCTGAGTTTCTGACTGGATGATAACTGACCCATTTCCTATTTCTCCTCCTCTCCAGCTAACGTTCTGGACACTATGCTGCTGAGGAATTCTGGGAAGGTGGATGAACATCGggagacaggaagtgatgcgCCGGCTCTACATCAGCGCTTGCTGTGGTGCTACTGTTACCATCACTGTCCGGAGGACTCCACTAATAACACATGCAGGTATCAGGACACATCCCACCACACTGGAGTTCTCTTGCACACACTCAATCTGTAGCCAGTATtagatgtgtgttgtgtgttcaggaCGGACGGTTACTGCTTCACCATGGTGGAGGAAGAGGGTGGAGCGGCTGTGGTGACCTCAGGCTGTCTGGGTCTGGTCGGATCAGAGTTTCAGTGCCGGGTGAGTCATAAACTGCTCTGATTTCCAAAATAAACCACTTAAGTGCATCAGTCCTCAAGCATAGGCAAAACAAAAGCCTTACGTAACTCACTGTGAATTAAACACCTCGTTAAATACTCATGTGCTGCtcctttatatttcacaatgctTACTTGTATGCCAATATGCAATTTTGTGTCTTAGCTcaaaattgctgaaaaaaaaaatccgaaATTGTGAcatattgcattgcatttacaCTATTGTTCAGATGTTAGGGGGCAGTAagattattcagcaaggatgcattgatcaaaagtaacagtgaagccatttacagtattttacaaaaGATCTCTGTTGCAAATAATTGCTTTTTGCACTTTATATTCATACAAATTTTCccccacaaaaatataaagcagcacaacagttttcaacagtgataatataaataaatgtttcttgagctgcaaattagtatattagattgatttctgaagatcatgtgactgcagattggagtaatgatgctgaaaatacagctgcgcatcacagctgcaaatcttaaattatatccaaatataaaacagttactttaaattgtaataatatttcagattatttcagtttttcctacatttttgatcaagtaaagcATAAGGGACTTTTTTAATTCTGCAGTTGAAACAAGCTTCCACACTAATGTCATTCCATGATTTTccttctgtcaaaaacaaatgaagataGTTTATCAGTTTAGCAGCTGctttttttcatattatgaaAATGAACAGCGATTTTTACTGCCAAGCTCCAGAAATGACCATAAAAGTAGTCTGTAGTCAATATTTTAAGTGAACCAATACTTCACGCATAAAACGTAAAACTTTTACATTTGTAATACCTGTCCCTGGTCTTATtgcgaaaaaaaaataaaaatctgatttgtttattaaaatgttttcggCAAAGTCAAGTGGATAGGGAAAAATTATATTAGCAAATAGTATCATAGCTTATTTTTACCAATTCATTTTAAGTCCTGCTCCTACTGTATACTATCTGTTATCTTATTAGTGAACGCTGTACAACTGAACGTTTCACTTGAGTTATGTCACATTACAAAGGTTAAATGAGTTGCACGTAGTGTTTCATTGTGTTACTGGCCACCTGAGAGAGCTGGTGTGTtaatgcagtgtgtgtttgtgtgtgtttaggacACGGGGAACTCTAAACAGCGCCGAGCGCTCGAGTGCTGCACAGATCAGGACTACTGTAACAGAGATCTACATCCAACACTGCCTCCTCTAAGAACACCCAGTGagttcacacacgcacacatacacactatatattaatactgaaaatctaataataaaatctaatgcaaaattgtatattcttgtataatattataataatgattactATATACTAACACTTACTAAAGgggaataaaaaaatatgatttaacctCTTTAGTATTTTCCTTTGGGCAACATTCCTAGAAAAAAATGTCTGATTTGTTCCCAAAAAATATATGTAGGTCAGAAGCTCTCACACACCTGTAAGGTTTATTTTGGCTGTTATGAACAAACTCCCCATCAATCAACACAGCAGAATAGAAGCCTCTCTgtccgtcacacacacacacacacacacacctgtgtgttCACACCCTCACACCTGTGCTGTAGCTCTGAtttcagcatcacacacacacagagcttctGAAGGAAGTGTTGAAGAACCGAGTGTGATGATGTAAGAGTTGTGTGTTCAACGATGACTCTTTGACATTAaataatatgtgtatgtgtatgtgtgtgtgtgtctgtgtgtgtgtgtgtgcaggttacGCAGTGGGAGACATCCATCACATCGCTCTCCTTATCTCAGTGACGGTCTGTAGCTTCATCCTCaccttcatcctcctcttctgtTACTTCAGGTGTGTAAGTtaccaacacaaacacagacttagTTTTTGTCTTAAATGAAGCTAATTTagtggatagttcacccaaaaatcgtTTACTCACCTCAAGTTGTTACAAACGTTTATGTGTTTCTTTCATTTGTTAAGCACAGAAGAAGTATTGTGAAGAAtacatcttgtgtttgtgtggacTTCTGGTCATGTTAGTCTGGGGTTGAAGTGGTCTGTGTGGTGTTTCAGGTATAAACGTCACGAGCTAGCCCCGCGCTACAGCCTCGGCCTGCATCCGGACGAGACGTTCATTCCTCCGGGAGAATCCCTGCGGGATCTCATAGAGCAGTCCCAGAGCTCCGGCTCAGGGTCAGGACTCCCCCTGCTGgtgagaatcacacacacacacacacacacaaaaaaattgaaaaatggggacatgggttatgtcctcataagtcaccctctccttgtaatacctgtgtcatacccatgtcattatacagagttgtgtcctgagatgacacaaaaacaagagcacacacacacacacacaaaatcaacatCCACACAGAGCCCTGTGAATTCTTTGATACAGAATCTAGTCACACAAATATAAGATGGAATTGATCAAAAATAGGGCTGGACAATTAATCAAATCCCAACATGAACTAGTGTCTGTGATTATTAAACTGCAAGTCAGTGTGTCTCCGAGTGAATGAGTGGCTCAATTGAAAATATCAGATACACACAGCAAAGTCTCATTACAACCTGCTAAAATAAAAGATTGGTCTAATTTGACTAAATCATGAAAGAAATATATTACAGTTACACAGtagaatgtactttaaagttgtaataataatgatgataataaaattttatacaactttttttaaggaatactgtataacaaattataacaattttacctgtttttaaatttttactaaATGATAAAAGACAGattttagaaaatgaaaatgaaaagacaCCGCAGAATTtcagaaaaaatttaattaatcagAATTACTATTTACTTgaaaatttacagttaaaactaaatcagttaaaatacaaaacacagaACTTgtggaaaaaatttaaataattgaatgaattaattattattttttatttaaaaaatgtaattaaacaattGAAACTAAATCCAGAGAAgttacaatttgaaaaaaaaaaaaataggaccctattcatattattttcttaGTAAATGTCACTGCACTTGTTGTGTATGATCAGTCacttgtaatgtaatgtatttgtaaagaaaataacATCTATCTATTAactgtctgtctatgtctgtgtCTGTAGGTGCAGCGCACTATAGCCAAGCAGATCCAGATGGTGACACAGATCGGGAAGGGCCGTTATGGAGAGGTGTGGATGGGGAGATGGAGGGGAGAGAAAGTGGCTGTGAAAGTCTTTTTCACCACAGAGGAGGCCAGCTGgttcagagagacagagatatatCAGACTGTCCTCATGAGACATGAGAATATACTCGGTGAGGCACACAGACACCATTACATTCATATGCTACTGTTATACTATTAATGTAGGAAATATATAGACTATTAAAATACTGCTCGCCAAGCTTAACTAACTCTTGATTTAAAGTTATTCAGCTACCCTCTTGTAAAAGTAGTTAAGTtcactaataaaaatatttaatttcactgaAGCCATTAAGGGGGCAGTATTTGTATAATTAGGGTGAATAAAGGAACTCATTactttttattgcacttttttttaaatacgagGACAAATGAGTCAGTGCTTAACCCAATGGTTGTT includes these proteins:
- the bmpr1ba gene encoding bone morphogenetic protein receptor type-1B isoform X2, yielding MTNVLDTMLLRNSGKVDEHRETGSDAPALHQRLLWCYCYHHCPEDSTNNTCRTDGYCFTMVEEEGGAAVVTSGCLGLVGSEFQCRDTGNSKQRRALECCTDQDYCNRDLHPTLPPLRTPSYAVGDIHHIALLISVTVCSFILTFILLFCYFRYKRHELAPRYSLGLHPDETFIPPGESLRDLIEQSQSSGSGSGLPLLVQRTIAKQIQMVTQIGKGRYGEVWMGRWRGEKVAVKVFFTTEEASWFRETEIYQTVLMRHENILGFIAADIKGTGSWTQLYLITDYHENGSLYDYLKCTTLDSRAMLKLAYSSVSGLCHLHTEIFGTQGKPAIAHRDLKSKNILVKRNGACCIADLGLAVKFISDTNEVDIPLNTRVGTKRFMAPEVLDETLNRNHFQSYIMADMYSFGLILWEIARRCVSGGIVEEYQLPYHDHVPNDPSYEDMREVVCMKRIRPSFPNRWSSDECLRQMGKLMTECWAHNPASRLTALRVKKTLAKMSESQDIKV